Sequence from the Rhodococcus jostii RHA1 genome:
CCCAGTGACTGGTTCGAGATCACCCAAGACCGAATCGCCACCTTCGCCGACGCCACCGACGATCACCAATGGATCCACGTCGACCCGGAACGGGCCAGCACGGAAAGCCCGTTCCGGCGTACCATCGCCCACGGTTACCTCACCCTGTCATTGCTCAGCGTCATGTTCGCACAGGTTCTCGACGTTCAGGGCACGTCCCTGGCGGTGAACTACGGCCTGAACAAGGTCCGGTTTCCCGCCCCGGTCCCCGCGGGATCGAAGGTCCGGCTCAACGCCGAGATAATTTCGGCCGAGGACATCAGCGGCGGGGTCCAGATCGTGGTCGCCGCCACCGTCGAATGCAGCGCCACCGACAAACCCGTCTGCGTCGCCGAACCACTCTACCGATACCACCGTTAATCCCGGATCGGGAATCAACGTCGCGCTGCTCGTCGGATTGGCGTTGTCGATCGCAGCGAGCGCGAACTTTCCGGCTCTCAGGTCAGTACATCTAGCGCTCAATCTGGGGTGGAAACGCTTCAACACCCTCGGCGCCGTGACCGGAATCGACACCGGACCGGCCTGGTCACCACCGTCACCCTGATCATCCTCTGCCCTC
This genomic interval carries:
- a CDS encoding MaoC family dehydratase, with the translated sequence MPTTTTVDGLKSLVGTTLNPSDWFEITQDRIATFADATDDHQWIHVDPERASTESPFRRTIAHGYLTLSLLSVMFAQVLDVQGTSLAVNYGLNKVRFPAPVPAGSKVRLNAEIISAEDISGGVQIVVAATVECSATDKPVCVAEPLYRYHR